One Drosophila kikkawai strain 14028-0561.14 chromosome 3L, DkikHiC1v2, whole genome shotgun sequence genomic window carries:
- the LOC121502663 gene encoding uncharacterized protein isoform X2 codes for MMMPIHHYHHVEPIKTEHKQEHNHHHDDQYHDHYHDHDHDHYHDHDHGHDHDHYHDHDHGHDHDHYHGHDHDYHDDHHGHYGDYHHHHGHYHHDDHHHRGHYYRDDLHHHGHHHHDDYHHHHYHVGHHHHGHHHNDHHYYDDYHYPINLFDPILGRSPVFYVPQSATSFLVCKHGRLPQSYISYNGLDIGVNAEIDDWRDFLAMQDGLKVLIFLLLFLILAMPIVGSLYGWFWGRCRNCRTGSKRTCYSCGILLAVAALLMLQLTKGLEKYGPCSQRSLYHHPYRRMRLLHDPNYKHFLERIEAQSDATQAGDHAEAIKDLSEVLKNMHTAKLILEEFQNELPVAQGLAIRFRDALRAVKQNLKEFLISHCNQEECRDFYRDNEVRMLDEGCLHFDRIPSTEDLIKSINEILAGNFVIYPLMAAQQIATAYRNHTNNLLDTIKKDPHKDDKYLQDKYKASLVELRVNKIGPAIAIRRIPVAALRRKLGPSWYGSMLGMLLVLMILPILLLIALVVKLFSPNVSNGLLCAFLTAAFMLFSIPLVLVLFFLVHGFLTYDIFCAGHQVPERRIPMYNRPILYRPNNNPANDKLPNHNTMNANTPNANSANDNQPMLRSRDTVDPPDHSQLHDHPLDNNPPDDNQPVLRSRDTLYLPPADNPLDDNPLDDNPSDNNPSDDNPPDDNQLVLRSRDTLYLLDDNPLDDNPPDDNPPVDNPLDDNLPDINQPELRSRDRLYLPDDNPPDDNFPVLKSADTLYLPDNKPPVLRSGDTLQRCAGNEALCGDLGRKEFYVNTKRDIREAAEDQELLRSKLFSYNSSEFTQYMCRELVPEPKPGPLPELISRLANLTRSVGSPPFLLNQTIRLQVAHKKLGQPLAAIIQRLLGKLKQLDLLLSGGNKSFDTYMSRLLEKIKQFQRRDFVGFGLQNETKESMKSLAQARHYHGHHGHHHHGHHHHGHHHHGHHHHGHHHHNHTNHHHHDDNHTEDHHHNYNHHHHHHHFHHHHHHGDNYTDDHHINDHHHNHHHHDYHASYPYGSFDPYFYNSLALNRYLIYKDLCGSIANPMNAIWFWLLPFTLMLLPAICCSHYLRCYCRCCRNVCEDPCAAPCSDPCTAPCTASCTAPSTASCTAPCTAPCTAPCAALCAAPCTPPCAGRCVNPCVSTCAAPTDYTCCTVPMEFPDCSHYRYFPVVDETNVDQLNFNMHL; via the exons ATGATGATGCCTATCCATCATTACCATCATGTCGAACCTATCAAGACCGAGCATAAGCAAGAGCACAACCACCATCATGACGACCAGTATCATGACCACTATCATGACCACGATCATGACCACTATCATGACCACGATCATGGCCACGATCATGACCACTATCATGACCACGATCATGGCCACGATCACGACCACTATCATGGCCACGATCATGACTATCATGACGACCACCATGGGCACTACGGCGATTACCACCACCATCACGGCCACTACCATCATGACGACCATCACCATCGCGGCCACTACTATCGTGACGACCTTCACCATCACGGCCATCACCATCATGACGACTACCACCATCATCACTATCATGTCGGTCACCACCATCACGGCCACCATCATAATGACCATCACTATTATGACGACTACCATTATCCAATCAATCTGTTCGACCCTATTCTCGGTCGAAGTCCAGTTTTCTATGTGCCGCAATCTGCAACGAGCTTTTTGGTTTGCAAACATGGCCGACTGCCCCAGAGCTACATTTCCTACAATGGCCTGGATATCGGAGTCAATGCGGAGATTGATGACTGGAGGGACTTCCTCGCTATGCAGGATGGACTGAAGGTACTGATCTTCCTGCtgttgtttcttattttagcAATGCCAATCGTGGG GTCCCTTTATGGCTGGTTTTGGGGGCGATGCAGAAATTGCAGGACAGGCAGCAAGAGAACGTGCTATAGCTGTGGCATCCTCCTGGCCGTTGCGGCACTCCTTATGTT GCAGTTAACGAAGGGCCTGGAGAAATATGGGCCTTGTTCGCAGCGATCCCTCTACCATCACCCCTACAGGCGCATGCGACTTCTGCATGACCCTAATTATAAGCATTTTTTGGAGCGGATCGAAGCTCAGTCTGATGCCACACAAGCGGGGGACCATGCTGAAGCCATTAAGGATCTAAGCGaggttcttaaaaatatgcaCACAGCTAAGTTAATTTTAGAGGAGTTCCAGAATGAGCTGCCCGTAGCTCAGGGGTTGGCTATTAGGTTTCGGGATG CGTTGCGTGCCGTCAAACAAAATCTTAAGGAATTCCTCATCTCGCACTGCAACCAAGAGGAGTGCAGAGATTTCTACAGAGACAATGAGGTCAGGATGCTAGACGAGGGATGTCTGCACTTTGATAGA ATTCCCTCAACGGAAGACTTGATCAAGTCCATTAACGAAATTCTGGCCGGTAACTTTGTCATTTATCCCCTAATGGCTGCTCAACAGATCGCAACGGCGTACAGGAATCACACTAATAACCTGCTGGACACAATTAAAAAGGATCCCCATAAAGACG ACAAATATCTGCAGGATAAGTACAAAGCATCGTTAGTAGAACTCCGGGTAAATAAGATAGGGCCTGCAATAGCGATTCGTCGTATTCCCGTAGCTGCTCTGCGCCGAAAGCTGGGACCTTCGTGGTATGGAAGCATGTTAGGAATGCTCTTGGTGCTTATGATTTTGCCCATCCTCCTGCTAATTGCTCTTGTGGTAAAACTGTTTAGTCCAAATGTGTCGAATGGGCTACTCTGTGCATTCCTCACTGCCGCCTTCATGCTTTTCTCGATACCCCTTGTCCTGGTGCTCTTCTTTCTGGTCCACGGATTCTTGACGTATGACATTTTCTGTGCTGG ACATCAGGTGCCCGAAAGGAGGATTCCGATGTATAATCGACCGATTTTGTATCGACCGAATAATAATCCAGCGAATGATAAACTACCGAATCATAATACAATGAATGCTAATACACCGAATGCTAATTCAGCGAATGATAATCAACCTATGTTAAGATCTAGAGATACGGTAGATCCACCGGATCACAGTCAACTGCATGACCATCCACTAGATAACAATCCTCCGGATGATAATCAACCTGTGCTAAGATCTAGAGATACGTTGTATCTACCACCGGCTGACAATCCACTGGATGACAATCCACTGGATGACAATCCATCAGATAACAATCCATCAGATGACAATCCACCGGATGATAATCAACTTGTGCTAAGATCTAGAGATACGTTGTATCTACTGGATGACAATCCACTGGATGATAATCCACCGGATGACAATCCCCCGGTTGACAATCCACTGGATGATAATCTACCCGATATTAATCAACCTGAGCTAAGATCTAGAGATAGGTTGTATCTACCGGATGACAATCCACCGGATGATAATTTTCCTGTGCTAAAGTCTGCAGATACGTTGTATCTACCGGATAATAAGCCACCTGTTCTAAGATCTGGAGATACGTTGCAGAGGTGCGCCGGTAATGAGGCCTTGTGCGGTGACTTGGGTCGCAAAGAGTTCTATGTTAATACGAAAAGGGATATCCGGGAGGCGGCCGAGGACCAGGAGCTCTTGCGGAGTAAGCTCTTCAGCTACAACAGCTCAGAATTCACCCAATATATGTGCCGAGAGCTCGTGCCGGAGCCCAAACCAGGACCTCTGCCGGAGCTGATCAGTAGACTGGCCAACCTGACCAGGAGTGTGGGATCGCCTCCTTTTCTGTTAAACCAAACCATCAGGCTGCAAGTCGCTCACAAGAAACTGGGGCAACCGCTAGCCGCGATCATTCAGCGACTGCTGGGTAAACTGAAGCAGCTGGATCTCCTACTGTCCGGCGGAAATAAAAGCTTTGACACGTACATGAGCCGACTTCTGGAAAAGATTAAACAGTTTCAACGCCGCGATTTCGTTGGATTTGGTCTGCAAAATGAAACCAAGGAATCGATGAAGAGCTTAGCTCAGGCTCGCCATTACCATGGCCATCACGGCCACCACCATCACGGCCACCACCATCACGGACACCACCATCACGGGCACCACCATCacggccaccaccaccataaTCACACAAACCATCATCACCACGATGATAATCACACCGAGGATCATCACCACAACTATAatcaccaccatcatcatcaccactttcatcatcatcatcaccatggTGATAATTACACCGATGATCATCACATCAATGATCATCACCACAATCATCATCACCACGATTATCATGCTTCGTATCCCTATGGGAGCTTTGATCCCTATTTCTATAATAGTTTAGCTCTGAATCGCTATTTGATTTACAAAGATCTTTGTGGGAGTATTGCCAATCCAATG AACGCCATCTGGTTCTGGCTTCTACCCTTCACCCTGATGCTTCTGCCCGCCATCTGCTGCAGTCATTATCTGAGATGTTACTGCCGATGTTGTAGGAATGTTTGTGAGGACCCCTGCGCGGCCCCGTGCTCGGATCCCTGTACGGCCCCCTGTACGGCCTCCTGCACGGCCCCCAGCACGGCCTCCTGCACGGCCCCTTGCACGGCCCCTTGCACTGCCCCCTGTGCGGCCCTCTGTGCAGCCCCCTGTACGCCACCCTGCGCGGGTCGTTGTGTGAACCCTTGTGTTTCCACCTGTGCGGCCCCTACAGATTACACCTGCTGCACGGTGCCAATGGAATTCCCAGACTGCTCCCACTACAGATATTTTCCAGTGGTGGACGAAACGAATGTCGATCAATTGAATTTCAATATGCATTTATGA
- the LOC121502663 gene encoding uncharacterized protein isoform X1 encodes MMMPIHHYHHVEPIKTEHKQEHNHHHDDQYHDHYHDHDHDHYHDHDHGHDHDHYHDHDHGHDHDHYHGHDHDYHDDHHGHYGDYHHHHGHYHHDDHHHRGHYYRDDLHHHGHHHHDDYHHHHYHVGHHHHGHHHNDHHYYDDYHYPINLFDPILGRSPVFYVPQSATSFLVCKHGRLPQSYISYNGLDIGVNAEIDDWRDFLAMQDGLKVLIFLLLFLILAMPIVGSLYGWFWGRCRNCRTGSKRTCYSCGILLAVAALLMFLFLFLAIMSARQLTKGLEKYGPCSQRSLYHHPYRRMRLLHDPNYKHFLERIEAQSDATQAGDHAEAIKDLSEVLKNMHTAKLILEEFQNELPVAQGLAIRFRDALRAVKQNLKEFLISHCNQEECRDFYRDNEVRMLDEGCLHFDRIPSTEDLIKSINEILAGNFVIYPLMAAQQIATAYRNHTNNLLDTIKKDPHKDDKYLQDKYKASLVELRVNKIGPAIAIRRIPVAALRRKLGPSWYGSMLGMLLVLMILPILLLIALVVKLFSPNVSNGLLCAFLTAAFMLFSIPLVLVLFFLVHGFLTYDIFCAGHQVPERRIPMYNRPILYRPNNNPANDKLPNHNTMNANTPNANSANDNQPMLRSRDTVDPPDHSQLHDHPLDNNPPDDNQPVLRSRDTLYLPPADNPLDDNPLDDNPSDNNPSDDNPPDDNQLVLRSRDTLYLLDDNPLDDNPPDDNPPVDNPLDDNLPDINQPELRSRDRLYLPDDNPPDDNFPVLKSADTLYLPDNKPPVLRSGDTLQRCAGNEALCGDLGRKEFYVNTKRDIREAAEDQELLRSKLFSYNSSEFTQYMCRELVPEPKPGPLPELISRLANLTRSVGSPPFLLNQTIRLQVAHKKLGQPLAAIIQRLLGKLKQLDLLLSGGNKSFDTYMSRLLEKIKQFQRRDFVGFGLQNETKESMKSLAQARHYHGHHGHHHHGHHHHGHHHHGHHHHGHHHHNHTNHHHHDDNHTEDHHHNYNHHHHHHHFHHHHHHGDNYTDDHHINDHHHNHHHHDYHASYPYGSFDPYFYNSLALNRYLIYKDLCGSIANPMNAIWFWLLPFTLMLLPAICCSHYLRCYCRCCRNVCEDPCAAPCSDPCTAPCTASCTAPSTASCTAPCTAPCTAPCAALCAAPCTPPCAGRCVNPCVSTCAAPTDYTCCTVPMEFPDCSHYRYFPVVDETNVDQLNFNMHL; translated from the exons ATGATGATGCCTATCCATCATTACCATCATGTCGAACCTATCAAGACCGAGCATAAGCAAGAGCACAACCACCATCATGACGACCAGTATCATGACCACTATCATGACCACGATCATGACCACTATCATGACCACGATCATGGCCACGATCATGACCACTATCATGACCACGATCATGGCCACGATCACGACCACTATCATGGCCACGATCATGACTATCATGACGACCACCATGGGCACTACGGCGATTACCACCACCATCACGGCCACTACCATCATGACGACCATCACCATCGCGGCCACTACTATCGTGACGACCTTCACCATCACGGCCATCACCATCATGACGACTACCACCATCATCACTATCATGTCGGTCACCACCATCACGGCCACCATCATAATGACCATCACTATTATGACGACTACCATTATCCAATCAATCTGTTCGACCCTATTCTCGGTCGAAGTCCAGTTTTCTATGTGCCGCAATCTGCAACGAGCTTTTTGGTTTGCAAACATGGCCGACTGCCCCAGAGCTACATTTCCTACAATGGCCTGGATATCGGAGTCAATGCGGAGATTGATGACTGGAGGGACTTCCTCGCTATGCAGGATGGACTGAAGGTACTGATCTTCCTGCtgttgtttcttattttagcAATGCCAATCGTGGG GTCCCTTTATGGCTGGTTTTGGGGGCGATGCAGAAATTGCAGGACAGGCAGCAAGAGAACGTGCTATAGCTGTGGCATCCTCCTGGCCGTTGCGGCACTCCTTATGTT tttatttctctttttggCCATAATGTCAGCCAGGCAGTTAACGAAGGGCCTGGAGAAATATGGGCCTTGTTCGCAGCGATCCCTCTACCATCACCCCTACAGGCGCATGCGACTTCTGCATGACCCTAATTATAAGCATTTTTTGGAGCGGATCGAAGCTCAGTCTGATGCCACACAAGCGGGGGACCATGCTGAAGCCATTAAGGATCTAAGCGaggttcttaaaaatatgcaCACAGCTAAGTTAATTTTAGAGGAGTTCCAGAATGAGCTGCCCGTAGCTCAGGGGTTGGCTATTAGGTTTCGGGATG CGTTGCGTGCCGTCAAACAAAATCTTAAGGAATTCCTCATCTCGCACTGCAACCAAGAGGAGTGCAGAGATTTCTACAGAGACAATGAGGTCAGGATGCTAGACGAGGGATGTCTGCACTTTGATAGA ATTCCCTCAACGGAAGACTTGATCAAGTCCATTAACGAAATTCTGGCCGGTAACTTTGTCATTTATCCCCTAATGGCTGCTCAACAGATCGCAACGGCGTACAGGAATCACACTAATAACCTGCTGGACACAATTAAAAAGGATCCCCATAAAGACG ACAAATATCTGCAGGATAAGTACAAAGCATCGTTAGTAGAACTCCGGGTAAATAAGATAGGGCCTGCAATAGCGATTCGTCGTATTCCCGTAGCTGCTCTGCGCCGAAAGCTGGGACCTTCGTGGTATGGAAGCATGTTAGGAATGCTCTTGGTGCTTATGATTTTGCCCATCCTCCTGCTAATTGCTCTTGTGGTAAAACTGTTTAGTCCAAATGTGTCGAATGGGCTACTCTGTGCATTCCTCACTGCCGCCTTCATGCTTTTCTCGATACCCCTTGTCCTGGTGCTCTTCTTTCTGGTCCACGGATTCTTGACGTATGACATTTTCTGTGCTGG ACATCAGGTGCCCGAAAGGAGGATTCCGATGTATAATCGACCGATTTTGTATCGACCGAATAATAATCCAGCGAATGATAAACTACCGAATCATAATACAATGAATGCTAATACACCGAATGCTAATTCAGCGAATGATAATCAACCTATGTTAAGATCTAGAGATACGGTAGATCCACCGGATCACAGTCAACTGCATGACCATCCACTAGATAACAATCCTCCGGATGATAATCAACCTGTGCTAAGATCTAGAGATACGTTGTATCTACCACCGGCTGACAATCCACTGGATGACAATCCACTGGATGACAATCCATCAGATAACAATCCATCAGATGACAATCCACCGGATGATAATCAACTTGTGCTAAGATCTAGAGATACGTTGTATCTACTGGATGACAATCCACTGGATGATAATCCACCGGATGACAATCCCCCGGTTGACAATCCACTGGATGATAATCTACCCGATATTAATCAACCTGAGCTAAGATCTAGAGATAGGTTGTATCTACCGGATGACAATCCACCGGATGATAATTTTCCTGTGCTAAAGTCTGCAGATACGTTGTATCTACCGGATAATAAGCCACCTGTTCTAAGATCTGGAGATACGTTGCAGAGGTGCGCCGGTAATGAGGCCTTGTGCGGTGACTTGGGTCGCAAAGAGTTCTATGTTAATACGAAAAGGGATATCCGGGAGGCGGCCGAGGACCAGGAGCTCTTGCGGAGTAAGCTCTTCAGCTACAACAGCTCAGAATTCACCCAATATATGTGCCGAGAGCTCGTGCCGGAGCCCAAACCAGGACCTCTGCCGGAGCTGATCAGTAGACTGGCCAACCTGACCAGGAGTGTGGGATCGCCTCCTTTTCTGTTAAACCAAACCATCAGGCTGCAAGTCGCTCACAAGAAACTGGGGCAACCGCTAGCCGCGATCATTCAGCGACTGCTGGGTAAACTGAAGCAGCTGGATCTCCTACTGTCCGGCGGAAATAAAAGCTTTGACACGTACATGAGCCGACTTCTGGAAAAGATTAAACAGTTTCAACGCCGCGATTTCGTTGGATTTGGTCTGCAAAATGAAACCAAGGAATCGATGAAGAGCTTAGCTCAGGCTCGCCATTACCATGGCCATCACGGCCACCACCATCACGGCCACCACCATCACGGACACCACCATCACGGGCACCACCATCacggccaccaccaccataaTCACACAAACCATCATCACCACGATGATAATCACACCGAGGATCATCACCACAACTATAatcaccaccatcatcatcaccactttcatcatcatcatcaccatggTGATAATTACACCGATGATCATCACATCAATGATCATCACCACAATCATCATCACCACGATTATCATGCTTCGTATCCCTATGGGAGCTTTGATCCCTATTTCTATAATAGTTTAGCTCTGAATCGCTATTTGATTTACAAAGATCTTTGTGGGAGTATTGCCAATCCAATG AACGCCATCTGGTTCTGGCTTCTACCCTTCACCCTGATGCTTCTGCCCGCCATCTGCTGCAGTCATTATCTGAGATGTTACTGCCGATGTTGTAGGAATGTTTGTGAGGACCCCTGCGCGGCCCCGTGCTCGGATCCCTGTACGGCCCCCTGTACGGCCTCCTGCACGGCCCCCAGCACGGCCTCCTGCACGGCCCCTTGCACGGCCCCTTGCACTGCCCCCTGTGCGGCCCTCTGTGCAGCCCCCTGTACGCCACCCTGCGCGGGTCGTTGTGTGAACCCTTGTGTTTCCACCTGTGCGGCCCCTACAGATTACACCTGCTGCACGGTGCCAATGGAATTCCCAGACTGCTCCCACTACAGATATTTTCCAGTGGTGGACGAAACGAATGTCGATCAATTGAATTTCAATATGCATTTATGA
- the LOC121502663 gene encoding uncharacterized protein isoform X3, translated as MAGFGGDAEIAGQAARERAIAVASSWPLRHSLCSRQLTKGLEKYGPCSQRSLYHHPYRRMRLLHDPNYKHFLERIEAQSDATQAGDHAEAIKDLSEVLKNMHTAKLILEEFQNELPVAQGLAIRFRDALRAVKQNLKEFLISHCNQEECRDFYRDNEVRMLDEGCLHFDRIPSTEDLIKSINEILAGNFVIYPLMAAQQIATAYRNHTNNLLDTIKKDPHKDDKYLQDKYKASLVELRVNKIGPAIAIRRIPVAALRRKLGPSWYGSMLGMLLVLMILPILLLIALVVKLFSPNVSNGLLCAFLTAAFMLFSIPLVLVLFFLVHGFLTYDIFCAGHQVPERRIPMYNRPILYRPNNNPANDKLPNHNTMNANTPNANSANDNQPMLRSRDTVDPPDHSQLHDHPLDNNPPDDNQPVLRSRDTLYLPPADNPLDDNPLDDNPSDNNPSDDNPPDDNQLVLRSRDTLYLLDDNPLDDNPPDDNPPVDNPLDDNLPDINQPELRSRDRLYLPDDNPPDDNFPVLKSADTLYLPDNKPPVLRSGDTLQRCAGNEALCGDLGRKEFYVNTKRDIREAAEDQELLRSKLFSYNSSEFTQYMCRELVPEPKPGPLPELISRLANLTRSVGSPPFLLNQTIRLQVAHKKLGQPLAAIIQRLLGKLKQLDLLLSGGNKSFDTYMSRLLEKIKQFQRRDFVGFGLQNETKESMKSLAQARHYHGHHGHHHHGHHHHGHHHHGHHHHGHHHHNHTNHHHHDDNHTEDHHHNYNHHHHHHHFHHHHHHGDNYTDDHHINDHHHNHHHHDYHASYPYGSFDPYFYNSLALNRYLIYKDLCGSIANPMNAIWFWLLPFTLMLLPAICCSHYLRCYCRCCRNVCEDPCAAPCSDPCTAPCTASCTAPSTASCTAPCTAPCTAPCAALCAAPCTPPCAGRCVNPCVSTCAAPTDYTCCTVPMEFPDCSHYRYFPVVDETNVDQLNFNMHL; from the exons ATGGCTGGTTTTGGGGGCGATGCAGAAATTGCAGGACAGGCAGCAAGAGAACGTGCTATAGCTGTGGCATCCTCCTGGCCGTTGCGGCACTCCTTATGTT CCAGGCAGTTAACGAAGGGCCTGGAGAAATATGGGCCTTGTTCGCAGCGATCCCTCTACCATCACCCCTACAGGCGCATGCGACTTCTGCATGACCCTAATTATAAGCATTTTTTGGAGCGGATCGAAGCTCAGTCTGATGCCACACAAGCGGGGGACCATGCTGAAGCCATTAAGGATCTAAGCGaggttcttaaaaatatgcaCACAGCTAAGTTAATTTTAGAGGAGTTCCAGAATGAGCTGCCCGTAGCTCAGGGGTTGGCTATTAGGTTTCGGGATG CGTTGCGTGCCGTCAAACAAAATCTTAAGGAATTCCTCATCTCGCACTGCAACCAAGAGGAGTGCAGAGATTTCTACAGAGACAATGAGGTCAGGATGCTAGACGAGGGATGTCTGCACTTTGATAGA ATTCCCTCAACGGAAGACTTGATCAAGTCCATTAACGAAATTCTGGCCGGTAACTTTGTCATTTATCCCCTAATGGCTGCTCAACAGATCGCAACGGCGTACAGGAATCACACTAATAACCTGCTGGACACAATTAAAAAGGATCCCCATAAAGACG ACAAATATCTGCAGGATAAGTACAAAGCATCGTTAGTAGAACTCCGGGTAAATAAGATAGGGCCTGCAATAGCGATTCGTCGTATTCCCGTAGCTGCTCTGCGCCGAAAGCTGGGACCTTCGTGGTATGGAAGCATGTTAGGAATGCTCTTGGTGCTTATGATTTTGCCCATCCTCCTGCTAATTGCTCTTGTGGTAAAACTGTTTAGTCCAAATGTGTCGAATGGGCTACTCTGTGCATTCCTCACTGCCGCCTTCATGCTTTTCTCGATACCCCTTGTCCTGGTGCTCTTCTTTCTGGTCCACGGATTCTTGACGTATGACATTTTCTGTGCTGG ACATCAGGTGCCCGAAAGGAGGATTCCGATGTATAATCGACCGATTTTGTATCGACCGAATAATAATCCAGCGAATGATAAACTACCGAATCATAATACAATGAATGCTAATACACCGAATGCTAATTCAGCGAATGATAATCAACCTATGTTAAGATCTAGAGATACGGTAGATCCACCGGATCACAGTCAACTGCATGACCATCCACTAGATAACAATCCTCCGGATGATAATCAACCTGTGCTAAGATCTAGAGATACGTTGTATCTACCACCGGCTGACAATCCACTGGATGACAATCCACTGGATGACAATCCATCAGATAACAATCCATCAGATGACAATCCACCGGATGATAATCAACTTGTGCTAAGATCTAGAGATACGTTGTATCTACTGGATGACAATCCACTGGATGATAATCCACCGGATGACAATCCCCCGGTTGACAATCCACTGGATGATAATCTACCCGATATTAATCAACCTGAGCTAAGATCTAGAGATAGGTTGTATCTACCGGATGACAATCCACCGGATGATAATTTTCCTGTGCTAAAGTCTGCAGATACGTTGTATCTACCGGATAATAAGCCACCTGTTCTAAGATCTGGAGATACGTTGCAGAGGTGCGCCGGTAATGAGGCCTTGTGCGGTGACTTGGGTCGCAAAGAGTTCTATGTTAATACGAAAAGGGATATCCGGGAGGCGGCCGAGGACCAGGAGCTCTTGCGGAGTAAGCTCTTCAGCTACAACAGCTCAGAATTCACCCAATATATGTGCCGAGAGCTCGTGCCGGAGCCCAAACCAGGACCTCTGCCGGAGCTGATCAGTAGACTGGCCAACCTGACCAGGAGTGTGGGATCGCCTCCTTTTCTGTTAAACCAAACCATCAGGCTGCAAGTCGCTCACAAGAAACTGGGGCAACCGCTAGCCGCGATCATTCAGCGACTGCTGGGTAAACTGAAGCAGCTGGATCTCCTACTGTCCGGCGGAAATAAAAGCTTTGACACGTACATGAGCCGACTTCTGGAAAAGATTAAACAGTTTCAACGCCGCGATTTCGTTGGATTTGGTCTGCAAAATGAAACCAAGGAATCGATGAAGAGCTTAGCTCAGGCTCGCCATTACCATGGCCATCACGGCCACCACCATCACGGCCACCACCATCACGGACACCACCATCACGGGCACCACCATCacggccaccaccaccataaTCACACAAACCATCATCACCACGATGATAATCACACCGAGGATCATCACCACAACTATAatcaccaccatcatcatcaccactttcatcatcatcatcaccatggTGATAATTACACCGATGATCATCACATCAATGATCATCACCACAATCATCATCACCACGATTATCATGCTTCGTATCCCTATGGGAGCTTTGATCCCTATTTCTATAATAGTTTAGCTCTGAATCGCTATTTGATTTACAAAGATCTTTGTGGGAGTATTGCCAATCCAATG AACGCCATCTGGTTCTGGCTTCTACCCTTCACCCTGATGCTTCTGCCCGCCATCTGCTGCAGTCATTATCTGAGATGTTACTGCCGATGTTGTAGGAATGTTTGTGAGGACCCCTGCGCGGCCCCGTGCTCGGATCCCTGTACGGCCCCCTGTACGGCCTCCTGCACGGCCCCCAGCACGGCCTCCTGCACGGCCCCTTGCACGGCCCCTTGCACTGCCCCCTGTGCGGCCCTCTGTGCAGCCCCCTGTACGCCACCCTGCGCGGGTCGTTGTGTGAACCCTTGTGTTTCCACCTGTGCGGCCCCTACAGATTACACCTGCTGCACGGTGCCAATGGAATTCCCAGACTGCTCCCACTACAGATATTTTCCAGTGGTGGACGAAACGAATGTCGATCAATTGAATTTCAATATGCATTTATGA